Proteins found in one Tamandua tetradactyla isolate mTamTet1 chromosome 1, mTamTet1.pri, whole genome shotgun sequence genomic segment:
- the BHLHE23 gene encoding class E basic helix-loop-helix protein 23, whose product MAEFKSLSGDAYLALSHGYAAAAGIAYGSAREAEAARVFRAPGSGGDLPAVPAPCAPAAAAESSGEQSGDEDDAFEQRRRRRGPGGAGDGRRRPREQRSLRLSINARERRRMHDLNDALDGLRSVIPYAHSPSVRKLSKIATLLLAKNYILMQAQALDEMRRLVAYLNQGQGLAAPVAAAPLTPFGQAAVYPFSTGATLGPCSDKCAAISRTPPALCKHCNEKP is encoded by the coding sequence ATGGCCGAGTTCAAGTCTCTGTCGGGGGACGCGTACCTGGCGCTGAGCCACGGCTACGCGGCTGCAGCGGGCATCGCCTACGGGTCGGCCCGGGAGGCCGAGGCGGCCCGCGTTTTCCGCGCCCCGGGCTCGGGCGGCGACCTCCCCGCGGTGCCCGCGCCCTGCGCCCCGGCCGCGGCGGCCGAGAGCAGCGGCGAGCAGAGCGGAGACGAGGACGACGCCTTcgagcagcggcggcggcggcgcgggccCGGAGGCGCCGGGGACGGGCGGCGGCGGCCCCGGGAGCAGCGCTCGCTGCGGCTGAGCATCAACGCGCGCGAACGGCGGCGAATGCACGATCTGAACGATGCGCTGGACGGGCTGCGCTCCGTCATCCCCTACGCACACAGTCCGTCGGTGCGCAAGCTCTCCAAGATCGCCACGCTGCTGCTCGCCAAGAACTACATCCTCATGCAGGCGCAGGCTCTGGACGAGATGCGGCGCCTCGTGGCCTACCTCAACCAGGGCCAGGGCCTGGCCGCGCCCGTGGCCGCCGCTCCCTTGACGCCCTTCGGCCAGGCCGCCGTGTACCCCTTCTCGACGGGAGCCACGCTGGGGCCCTGCAGCGACAAGTGCGCTGCGATCTCCAGGACGCCCCCGGCGCTGTGCAAGCACTGTAACGAGAAACCCTGA